A DNA window from Aspergillus nidulans FGSC A4 chromosome V contains the following coding sequences:
- a CDS encoding uncharacterized protein (transcript_id=CADANIAT00002914) codes for MTLHSASSDGTLTRAALQRYLVLVEIDALDDRGFTPLAVAIKNGHPSVVKLLLQNGASADKPVRDGRTPLYLAANAKQNRARIVQLLLSHDPRPDIDASSPEWNNETPLMVAITQGRDPEVVRLLVEAGASLTRTNDRGETAVALADQSTNPAIRDALSLGGQRGWAAALAQLLVSAILFALAYADKWPGVKEIIQNVIRSAYNQANPALPGSLPPAGTDIDDPHTVEEFKHNITNIIQKNGLDDFFPANDPYIQSVAEKAAAFRKDQVNPLANNVPFIMKAAAAALYQPVLYIDDSGSMAEDGRMERARELVTLITEVATKFVNVNTGVHLRFINKDDSTANNLSANEVRQRMSFTPQGWTELGTNLTKKILQPMVYDAIAQGVLERPFLILTITDGVPSKEQPGEFRKAIVRCKRELRDRGYQKEAVFFDLSQVGNDPGAIAFIESFEGDEATEDVLHRTAENTDRLFDELREAGDPSQLALWTIPCGMFLMQ; via the exons ATGACCCTACACAGCGCTTCTAGCGACGGCACCCTTACCCGCGCTGCTCTGCAGAGAtacctcgtcctcgtcgaaATCGATGCTCTGGACGACCGCGGCTTTACACCCCTCGCCGTCGCTATCAAAAATGGTCATCCCAGCGTCGTAAAACTACTCCTTCAAAACGGTGCTTCTGCCGACAAGCCCGTTCGTGACGGGCGCACACCCCTCTACTTAGCTGCGAACGCAAAGCAGAACAGGGCTCGGATTGTGCAGCTATTACTCTCGCATGATCCAAGGCCCGATATCGACGCCTCCAGCCCTGAGTGGAACAATGAGACGCCTCTCATGGTAGCGATCACCCAGGGGAGAGATCCAGAAGTCGTCAGACTTCTGGTAGAGGCTGGAGCTTCGTTGACGAGGACAAATGACCGCGGTGAAACGGCAGTTGCATTGGCGGATCAGAGCACCAACCCCGCCATCAGGGATGCGCTCTCTCTGGGGGGACAGCGAGGTTGGGCCGCAGCGTTGGCGCAGCTTCTTGTCAGCGCGATCCTCTTCGCCCTTGCCTACGCGGATAAATGGCCGGGTGTGAAGGAGATCATACAGAACGTCATCCGGTCTGCATATAACCAGGCAAATCCGGCCCTGCCTGGATCGCTGCCGCCCGCTGGAACA GACATTGATGACCCCCACACCgttgaggagttcaagcACAACATCACGAACATCATCCAGAAGAACGGACTTGATGACTTTTTCCCGGCAAATGATCCTTACATCCAGTCTGTGGCGGAGAAAGCAGCTGCCTTTAGAAAGGACCAGGTAAACCCTCTGGCCAATAATGTCCCTTTCATCATGAaggccgctgccgctgctctgTACCAGCCTGTCCTCTACATCG ATGATAGCGGCTCAATGGCCGAAGACGGTCGCATGGAGCGCGCCCGGGAGCTGGTCACCCTGATTACCGAAGTCGCGACAAAATTCGTCAATGTAAACACGGGCGTGCATCTGCGCTTCATCAACAAAGACGACTCGACAGCGAATAACCTCAGTGCGAACGAGGTTAGGCAGCGCATGTCATTCACACCCCAAGGCTGGACAGAGCTTGGGACAAATCTGACCAAGAAGATTCTACAGCCGATGGTGTACGATGCCATTGCACAGGGTGTTCTAGAGCGTCCGTTCCTGATTCTGACCATCACAGACGGCGTTCCCTCCAAGGAGCAGCCCGGTGAGTTTCGAAAGGCGATTGTGAGATGCAAGAGGGAGCTCCGAGACAGGGGGTATCAGAAAGAGG CTGTCTTTTTTGATCTTAGCCAGGTTGGGAATGACCCCGGCGCGATTGCGTTTATTGAGAGctttgagggtgatgaggcTACAGAGGATGTTCTTCATCGTACAGCTG AGAACACAGATCGCCTTTTTGACGAGTTGAGAGAGGCCGGAGACCCGTCTCAGCTTGCGCTCTGG ACAATTCCGTGCGGAATGTTCTTAATGCAATAA
- a CDS encoding uncharacterized protein (transcript_id=CADANIAT00002916) produces the protein MPTYVSGCGGVPGSLEGSGSGSASGSGSGSGSGSGSGSGSGSGSGSGSGSGSGSGSG, from the coding sequence CCTACGTTTCTGGTTGCGGTGGAGTGCCTGGTTCTTTAGAGGGTTCCGGCTCAGGTTCAGCTTCCGGTTcaggctctggctctggctctggctctggctctggctctggctctggctctggctctggctctggctctggctctggctctggctctggctctggttga